A stretch of Ectothiorhodospiraceae bacterium BW-2 DNA encodes these proteins:
- a CDS encoding IS1634 family transposase, translating to MYIRRTTIKSHGSGEPYFTYRLVESTRVAGKVKQQTLLNLGRHFSVESAQWPLLTARIEQLLNAQGDFLTLALPTALEQTAQQLSNKLQQTGYGEPLPPHTWQSVDMDSLELSRPRQVGIEQLALHALQQLKLIDKLQELGFNRHELAAAIGNIVGRMASPASEWATYHWLQQQSGLGELIGYDFDAMGHDRLYQASDLLWKHKAALEAHLWQREQTLFDLKETIALYDLTNTFFEGAPDSELAQRGRSKERRSDCPLVTLGLVLDSSGFPRCSRHFAGNVSEPSTLEGLLTELEASPHSTVIMDAGIASEKNLQWLKGAGYHYIVVSRQPHREFDETQATLIKESPGNCVRAQRVEDGERGEVKLYCHSEARELKEQAILDSIAQRFEAGLTALNEGLSKPRCTKSSEKIHERIGRLKQKYSRAAARYTISVSEQEGKATAITWSLNDAADSAASHPGVYCLRTDLLDWDAAKLWQTYILLTDLEAVFRSLKSELGMRPVYHHTADRLEGHLFITLLGYHLVHTLRHQLKAHDIHASWTSLRQLFANRQRVSVTVKREDNRTIHLRKTTRIEPHQRPVLDALGLDYSVHPTKMTLI from the coding sequence ATGTATATTCGTCGCACTACGATTAAAAGCCACGGCTCCGGTGAGCCCTACTTCACCTATCGACTGGTGGAATCCACCCGTGTGGCCGGCAAGGTCAAGCAACAGACCCTGCTCAATTTGGGTCGCCACTTTAGTGTAGAGTCGGCGCAATGGCCGCTTCTGACCGCCCGCATTGAGCAACTGTTGAACGCACAGGGCGATTTTCTCACCCTGGCACTGCCAACCGCCCTGGAGCAGACCGCCCAGCAGTTGAGCAACAAACTACAGCAAACCGGTTACGGCGAACCGTTACCGCCGCACACCTGGCAATCGGTCGATATGGACTCTCTGGAGCTAAGCCGGCCTCGTCAGGTTGGCATTGAACAGTTGGCTCTGCATGCGCTGCAACAGCTGAAACTGATTGATAAACTGCAAGAGCTTGGCTTTAACCGTCATGAACTGGCCGCAGCCATTGGCAATATCGTTGGGCGCATGGCTTCTCCTGCCAGCGAGTGGGCCACCTATCACTGGCTCCAGCAGCAGAGTGGACTGGGCGAGCTCATCGGTTATGACTTTGACGCCATGGGGCATGATCGCCTCTATCAAGCCAGCGACCTGCTCTGGAAACACAAAGCGGCACTGGAGGCCCATCTCTGGCAGCGGGAGCAGACGCTTTTCGATCTGAAGGAGACTATCGCCCTCTATGACTTGACCAATACCTTCTTTGAAGGAGCGCCCGACTCCGAACTGGCACAGCGTGGGCGCTCCAAGGAGCGGCGCAGTGACTGCCCGCTCGTTACCCTCGGTCTGGTACTCGATAGCAGTGGCTTTCCGCGCTGTTCACGCCACTTTGCCGGTAATGTCAGCGAACCCTCCACCCTGGAGGGTCTGCTCACTGAGCTGGAAGCCTCGCCACACAGTACTGTTATTATGGATGCCGGCATTGCCAGTGAGAAGAATCTACAGTGGCTGAAAGGTGCCGGTTACCACTATATTGTCGTGAGCCGTCAACCCCATCGAGAGTTTGATGAGACCCAGGCCACGCTGATCAAAGAGAGCCCCGGCAATTGCGTACGCGCGCAGCGGGTTGAGGATGGCGAGCGGGGGGAAGTCAAACTCTACTGCCACTCCGAAGCGCGAGAACTGAAAGAGCAGGCGATTCTGGATAGCATTGCGCAACGCTTTGAAGCGGGGTTAACCGCCCTTAATGAGGGACTATCTAAACCCCGTTGCACCAAAAGCAGCGAGAAAATCCATGAGCGGATTGGTCGGCTCAAACAGAAGTATTCCCGTGCAGCCGCCCGCTATACCATTAGCGTCAGCGAACAAGAGGGCAAAGCCACGGCCATCACCTGGTCTCTCAACGATGCCGCCGACTCAGCGGCCAGCCATCCCGGCGTCTACTGTCTGCGCACCGATTTACTCGATTGGGATGCTGCCAAGCTGTGGCAGACCTATATCCTGCTCACCGACCTCGAAGCGGTCTTTCGCAGCCTGAAAAGCGAACTGGGGATGCGCCCCGTCTATCACCATACAGCCGATCGCCTCGAGGGCCACCTCTTCATCACCCTGCTCGGTTACCATCTCGTGCATACGCTGCGACATCAACTCAAAGCACACGACATTCATGCGAGCTGGACATCCCTGCGACAGCTGTTTGCCAATCGTCAGCGGGTGAGTGTCACCGTCAAGCGTGAAGATAATCGCACCATTCATCTGCGCAAAACCACCCGCATCGAACCCCATCAACGTCCAGTTCTGGATGCGCTGGGACTCGACTATTCGGTCCATCCGACAAAGATGACGCTGATCTAA
- a CDS encoding DUF1566 domain-containing protein has protein sequence MATGLQWVVVTVIVILSGENMKLIQYVMLILSVITTPLVWGEEEEAAPKIGFGEGRSDWTKLGEMGEELVPEAATWRCVRDNLTDLVWEVKSDSGLYGKDTLFRWGGVGALIEAKIKKQERYNDWDELVNGANRSNLCGFSDWRVPSKEELMSLTHKTRTVPAIDQTVFPNTVSSWYWSASPIKNSPTGAWAIYFDYAYEDYGSRNVKGRIRLVRGSWVQKGEAAN, from the coding sequence ATGGCCACTGGTTTACAGTGGGTGGTTGTCACAGTTATTGTTATTTTATCAGGAGAAAATATGAAATTAATTCAATATGTTATGCTAATTTTGTCTGTTATCACCACCCCTCTTGTTTGGGGGGAGGAGGAGGAGGCTGCGCCGAAGATCGGTTTTGGTGAGGGGAGGAGCGATTGGACCAAGCTAGGTGAGATGGGGGAGGAGTTAGTGCCTGAGGCGGCAACATGGCGCTGTGTTCGCGATAACCTGACCGATTTGGTGTGGGAGGTAAAGAGCGATAGCGGGCTTTATGGTAAGGATACCCTCTTTCGTTGGGGGGGAGTGGGGGCGCTGATTGAGGCTAAAATCAAGAAGCAGGAGCGCTATAACGACTGGGATGAGCTGGTCAATGGGGCTAATCGGAGCAATTTGTGTGGCTTTAGTGATTGGCGAGTCCCCTCTAAAGAGGAGTTGATGTCACTGACGCACAAAACCAGAACCGTGCCGGCTATCGATCAGACTGTTTTCCCTAATACGGTCTCTAGCTGGTACTGGTCTGCCTCACCGATTAAAAATAGCCCTACCGGTGCATGGGCGATCTATTTTGACTACGCTTATGAGGATTATGGTAGCCGTAATGTGAAGGGGCGGATTAGATTGGTGCGAGGGAGTTGGGTGCAGAAGGGTGAGGCAGCCAATTAG
- a CDS encoding prohibitin family protein, with the protein MSESTLTPPVEMPEKRRRPFSIEQWIKDKMPLVIVTTLFTLIVVAFFFNSILVTIHPGEAGVLYRRLTTGTQTDYIYPEKLHFVLPWNTMYVYSVRVQTIRHELTVLTKKGLPVTLYLAIRFRPEYDMLGVLHKNVGPDYVDRILVPQIESVLRKNIGQLNPEDVYTNKEGILTNILLLAIEETMRHFIVVEDIIITKLDLPEDIRLAIEKKLVEEQTLQKYDFTIEVAKKEAVRKQIEAEGIKNYQEIVTETLSDKLIRWQGIQATLELSTSNNAKVVVIGAGEEGLPIILGNQ; encoded by the coding sequence ATGTCTGAGAGTACACTAACGCCCCCTGTCGAGATGCCAGAAAAGAGGCGTCGCCCGTTTAGTATTGAGCAGTGGATTAAGGATAAGATGCCGCTTGTGATCGTCACTACCCTCTTTACGCTCATCGTAGTCGCCTTCTTCTTTAACAGTATTCTCGTTACCATCCACCCAGGTGAGGCTGGCGTACTCTACCGCCGCCTCACTACCGGTACCCAGACCGACTATATCTATCCGGAGAAGCTCCACTTTGTTCTGCCGTGGAATACGATGTATGTTTACTCGGTGCGGGTACAGACCATTCGCCACGAGCTCACGGTACTGACCAAAAAGGGGCTACCGGTCACCCTCTATCTCGCTATCCGCTTTCGCCCCGAATACGATATGTTGGGGGTACTGCACAAAAATGTCGGCCCCGACTATGTTGACCGAATTTTAGTCCCACAAATTGAGTCGGTGTTGCGAAAGAATATCGGCCAGCTCAACCCCGAAGATGTCTATACCAACAAGGAGGGAATACTGACCAATATCCTACTGCTAGCGATTGAAGAGACCATGCGTCACTTTATCGTGGTCGAGGATATTATTATCACTAAACTTGATCTTCCCGAAGATATCCGACTAGCGATTGAGAAAAAATTAGTCGAAGAGCAGACGCTACAAAAATATGATTTTACTATCGAAGTCGCCAAAAAAGAGGCGGTACGCAAACAGATTGAGGCAGAGGGGATCAAAAACTATCAGGAGATCGTCACAGAGACCCTCTCTGACAAGCTGATTCGCTGGCAGGGGATCCAAGCCACACTTGAGCTCTCAACCTCAAACAACGCTAAAGTGGTGGTGATAGGTGCCGGTGAAGAGGGATTACCCATTATCCTCGGAAATCAGTAG
- a CDS encoding cyclic peptide export ABC transporter: protein MKQLFQFYNQESNAPKGKIWFMASVSGISNAILLSIINIAAAQISNQALEVRFFIIYLAALILFIYAQRYALTETTIAVEELIRNVRLRLVNKLRHAELRFIESHNPTELYRPITEESNAISFAATVLVSGSQSIILLVSVSIYLGFLSLLSFLICVVFIIVALFIYKEHHKKIRAKLEESYRKESEVFSAITTTLNGFKEIKINRAKSDGLFQHITRTSDEYKAIKVDANLRLIVDMMFSQISFYTLLLVLVFIVPVFDHTQADIVFKVSATILFIMGPINGLVNSLPLLAKVNVTIEGLYHLEQELDSSMAERRESEESLQAPAMSYMNNLTLDDLYFHYTNSQGQTLFEAGPFNFSARAGEMIFIVGGNGSGKSTLLKLLCGLYYPDRGHIRVDETRIDHLNYPAYRELFSIVFTDFYLFDRLYGLEHIDIQRLNRLLKEMKLDHKTQFIDGRFTNRDLSTGQKKRLAFIIAVLEQKPICIFDELAADQDPEFRKNFYEKILPELKQEGRLVIAVTHDDRYFHCADRVLKMDFGRLVELDPSEFASSRA, encoded by the coding sequence ATGAAACAGCTCTTTCAATTTTATAACCAAGAGTCTAACGCCCCTAAGGGCAAAATTTGGTTTATGGCTTCGGTCTCCGGCATCTCCAACGCCATTTTGCTTAGTATTATTAATATCGCTGCCGCCCAGATATCTAACCAAGCGTTAGAGGTACGCTTCTTCATTATCTATCTCGCCGCACTAATTCTGTTTATCTACGCCCAGCGCTACGCTCTAACCGAAACCACCATTGCGGTCGAAGAGCTAATTCGTAATGTGCGCCTGCGACTGGTCAACAAGCTGCGCCACGCCGAACTGCGTTTTATCGAATCCCACAACCCCACTGAGCTCTACCGCCCTATTACCGAAGAGAGTAATGCCATCTCGTTCGCCGCTACCGTGCTCGTCTCCGGATCACAGTCGATTATTCTGCTAGTCTCAGTCTCTATCTACCTCGGTTTTCTATCACTGCTCAGCTTTCTGATTTGCGTGGTATTTATTATAGTAGCGCTCTTCATCTACAAAGAGCACCATAAAAAGATTCGCGCTAAACTAGAGGAGTCGTATAGAAAAGAGAGCGAAGTCTTCTCCGCCATCACTACGACACTCAACGGTTTTAAAGAGATAAAGATCAACCGCGCTAAGAGTGATGGGCTATTTCAACATATCACCCGCACCTCAGACGAATATAAGGCGATTAAGGTCGATGCTAACCTGCGTCTTATTGTCGATATGATGTTTTCACAAATATCGTTCTACACCCTGCTACTCGTCTTGGTCTTTATTGTGCCGGTATTTGACCACACCCAAGCCGATATCGTCTTTAAGGTCAGTGCAACCATCCTGTTCATCATGGGACCGATTAATGGTCTGGTCAATTCGCTGCCGCTGCTAGCTAAGGTCAATGTCACCATTGAGGGGCTATACCATCTGGAGCAGGAGCTAGATAGCTCCATGGCTGAGCGGAGGGAGAGTGAGGAGTCACTCCAAGCCCCGGCCATGAGCTATATGAACAACCTAACGCTCGATGATCTCTATTTCCACTACACCAACTCCCAAGGACAGACGCTGTTTGAGGCTGGGCCATTTAACTTTAGCGCTCGTGCCGGCGAGATGATCTTTATTGTCGGCGGGAACGGCAGCGGTAAATCGACCCTGCTAAAGCTCCTCTGCGGTCTCTACTACCCCGATCGAGGCCATATTCGGGTCGATGAGACGCGCATTGACCACCTCAACTACCCGGCCTATCGTGAACTCTTCTCTATCGTCTTTACCGACTTCTATCTATTTGATCGGCTCTATGGCCTAGAGCATATCGATATCCAGCGGCTAAACCGACTCCTAAAAGAGATGAAGTTAGATCACAAAACCCAATTTATCGATGGCCGCTTTACAAATCGAGATCTCTCTACCGGGCAAAAAAAGCGCCTAGCGTTCATTATCGCCGTTTTGGAGCAGAAACCTATCTGCATCTTCGATGAGCTAGCAGCAGATCAAGATCCTGAGTTTCGTAAAAACTTCTACGAGAAGATTCTACCCGAGCTAAAGCAGGAGGGGCGACTGGTTATCGCCGTTACCCATGATGATCGCTACTTCCACTGTGCCGATAGAGTGTTGAAGATGGATTTTGGGCGGCTAGTTGAGCTCGATCCCTCTGAGTTTGCCTCCTCACGCGCCTAA
- a CDS encoding DUF697 domain-containing protein, producing MIGLILPLAQGLSFGKFVTLGWKIMSEAVLTNVDEMPKTAEERSAAADKIVRNYTMAAMAPALIPVPGLDLALITSVQLKMLHSLSNEYEVKFSKHLGKEAVASLMGSILPLATTSTVASFVKVVPLVGQAAGTLSLMTLSAAATYAVGKVFIQHFESGGTFLTFDPEAVRDHFAQEFEKGKDVAAELKGSNATNATATATSNSTVKK from the coding sequence ATGATCGGCTTGATTCTGCCACTAGCGCAGGGTCTCAGTTTTGGTAAATTTGTGACATTAGGATGGAAAATTATGAGTGAAGCAGTATTAACGAATGTTGATGAGATGCCGAAAACCGCTGAAGAGCGTTCGGCAGCAGCTGACAAAATTGTGCGTAACTACACCATGGCAGCGATGGCTCCCGCACTGATACCGGTACCCGGGCTCGATCTGGCGCTGATTACCTCGGTACAGCTAAAGATGTTGCATAGCCTGAGCAACGAATATGAAGTTAAGTTCTCCAAGCATCTGGGCAAAGAGGCTGTCGCTAGCCTGATGGGAAGCATCCTGCCGCTAGCAACTACCTCCACGGTGGCTAGCTTCGTTAAAGTGGTACCGTTAGTCGGCCAAGCAGCAGGCACTTTGAGCCTAATGACTCTGAGTGCAGCAGCGACTTACGCTGTCGGTAAAGTCTTTATCCAACACTTTGAGTCTGGTGGTACCTTCCTGACCTTTGATCCCGAAGCCGTTCGCGATCACTTTGCCCAAGAGTTTGAAAAGGGCAAAGATGTCGCTGCGGAGCTCAAGGGTAGCAATGCCACTAACGCAACCGCAACCGCAACCTCTAACTCTACCGTTAAGAAGTAG
- a CDS encoding thioesterase, with product MSIHLYALPYAGGHSLVYRPLQQALAHSPITLQTLELPGRGKRAKEPLLHDIDRLVEDLFSQLRPQLTPGQPYALFGHSMGSLLAVLLARHLAQTPATPQPCHLFCSGRGAPSVRGEQLRNESDYRPKHTLPTPEFWAYIDSLGGIPPELKQHRELMEYVEPIVRADVAALENYTPVTDAPALTVPISVIYGIEDNELHPEGMAAWRSVSTLPLTLLPISGGHFSLFEQLPWLTASLHEKLVPIDATENFS from the coding sequence ATGAGCATCCATCTCTACGCCCTCCCCTATGCCGGTGGCCACTCGCTAGTCTATCGCCCACTACAGCAGGCGCTAGCCCACTCCCCGATTACCCTACAGACGCTAGAGCTACCTGGGCGCGGCAAGCGGGCAAAAGAGCCGCTGCTGCACGATATCGATCGGCTAGTCGAGGATCTCTTCTCACAGCTACGACCCCAGCTAACGCCGGGGCAGCCCTATGCCCTCTTCGGTCACAGTATGGGCTCGCTGTTAGCGGTGCTGCTCGCCCGTCATCTAGCCCAGACTCCCGCCACTCCACAGCCGTGCCACCTCTTCTGTAGCGGTCGCGGTGCCCCCTCAGTTCGGGGCGAACAGCTACGAAACGAGAGCGACTATCGTCCCAAACATACCCTCCCCACGCCCGAATTTTGGGCCTATATCGACTCTCTCGGCGGCATTCCGCCAGAGTTAAAACAGCATCGGGAGCTAATGGAGTATGTCGAACCGATTGTTCGTGCCGATGTGGCGGCGTTAGAGAACTATACTCCAGTCACCGATGCCCCGGCGCTGACCGTGCCCATTAGCGTCATTTATGGCATTGAGGATAACGAACTCCATCCTGAAGGGATGGCCGCTTGGCGCAGCGTTAGCACCCTGCCACTAACGCTGCTGCCGATTAGTGGCGGCCACTTCTCGCTGTTTGAACAGCTCCCTTGGCTAACGGCTTCTCTACACGAGAAGCTAGTGCCGATTGACGCCACAGAGAACTTTAGTTAA
- a CDS encoding ferredoxin translates to MAYQIIESCVNCWACQPLCPTEAIYQATPHFLIDAKRCSECEGEYADPQCASICPIEGAILDSLGEALNPPGSLTGIEPARLEAVMAQMRAR, encoded by the coding sequence ATGGCCTATCAAATTATTGAGTCTTGCGTCAACTGTTGGGCCTGTCAGCCCCTCTGTCCGACTGAGGCTATCTATCAGGCGACCCCCCACTTTTTGATTGATGCTAAGCGCTGTAGTGAGTGTGAGGGGGAGTATGCCGATCCCCAGTGCGCCTCTATCTGTCCGATTGAGGGGGCGATTCTCGATAGTCTAGGCGAGGCGCTCAATCCGCCCGGATCGCTAACCGGAATCGAGCCGGCGCGGTTAGAGGCGGTAATGGCGCAAATGAGAGCCAGATAG
- the nifB gene encoding nitrogenase cofactor biosynthesis protein NifB, translated as MAQLSGTSVSDSTQEGCSASGCGGSQDQLAHLPEHIRQKVHNHPCYSEEAHHHFARMHVAVAPACNIQCHYCNRKYDCANESRPGVVSELLTPDQAVKKVLAVAATIPQMTVLGIAGPGDPLANPERTFETFRQLTERAPDIKLCVSTNGLALPEQIDELCRHNIDHVTITINCVDPDIGAEIYPWIFWNNRRIKGRKGAAILIEQQQRGLELLTERGVLVKVNSVMIPGVNDTHLEEVSRVVKAKGAFLHNVMPLIAEAEHGTFYGVMGQRGPTHIELQALQDRCAGDMTMMRHCRQCRADAVGMLGEDRGDEFSMDKVERMEIDYAEAMVQRADYQRTVEANRTAQAERRGETLISLASLKRPVKESRPVLMAVATSGGGVINQHFGHAREFLIYEASAIDVRFIGHRKVDLYCSGDVSCGEGESVLQQTIRALEGCEAVLCSKIGFEPWEQLERAGIQPNGEYAMEPIEEAVAALYAEMVASGALNRAEAPQPMRISA; from the coding sequence ATGGCTCAACTATCAGGCACATCGGTATCAGATTCCACTCAGGAGGGGTGCAGCGCCTCGGGTTGTGGCGGTAGCCAAGATCAACTCGCTCATCTGCCGGAGCATATTCGGCAGAAGGTGCATAACCACCCCTGCTACTCAGAGGAGGCGCACCACCACTTTGCCCGTATGCACGTAGCGGTGGCTCCGGCGTGCAATATTCAGTGCCACTACTGTAACCGTAAATATGATTGTGCTAACGAGTCGCGGCCGGGAGTCGTCTCGGAGCTGCTAACGCCGGATCAGGCGGTCAAAAAGGTGTTGGCGGTCGCGGCGACTATCCCACAGATGACGGTACTTGGCATTGCAGGCCCTGGGGATCCGCTCGCTAATCCTGAACGCACCTTTGAGACCTTTCGGCAGCTAACCGAGCGAGCGCCCGATATCAAGCTCTGTGTCTCCACGAATGGTCTAGCTCTGCCAGAGCAGATCGATGAGCTCTGTCGCCACAATATCGATCATGTCACGATAACGATTAACTGTGTTGATCCCGACATTGGTGCCGAAATCTACCCTTGGATCTTCTGGAACAATCGCCGAATTAAGGGGCGCAAGGGGGCGGCGATACTGATCGAGCAGCAGCAGCGGGGGCTGGAGCTACTGACCGAGCGTGGAGTGTTGGTTAAGGTCAACTCGGTGATGATTCCTGGCGTCAACGACACCCACTTAGAAGAAGTGAGCCGAGTTGTGAAGGCCAAAGGGGCCTTTTTGCACAATGTGATGCCGCTGATTGCCGAAGCGGAGCATGGAACTTTTTACGGGGTGATGGGGCAGCGCGGCCCGACCCATATAGAGTTGCAAGCGCTGCAAGATCGCTGTGCCGGTGATATGACTATGATGCGCCACTGTCGTCAGTGTCGTGCCGATGCGGTCGGTATGTTAGGAGAGGATCGTGGCGATGAGTTCAGCATGGATAAGGTGGAGAGGATGGAGATCGACTACGCCGAGGCGATGGTGCAGCGAGCCGACTATCAGCGCACGGTAGAGGCGAATCGAACCGCTCAGGCCGAGAGACGCGGGGAGACCCTAATCTCACTCGCCTCACTAAAGCGTCCGGTTAAAGAGAGCCGCCCGGTGCTGATGGCTGTGGCGACCAGTGGTGGCGGGGTGATTAACCAACACTTTGGCCACGCCAGAGAGTTTCTAATCTACGAAGCCTCCGCGATCGATGTACGCTTTATCGGCCATCGTAAAGTTGATCTCTACTGTAGCGGTGATGTGAGTTGTGGTGAGGGCGAGAGTGTGCTGCAGCAGACGATTCGTGCCCTAGAGGGGTGTGAAGCGGTACTCTGCTCCAAAATCGGTTTTGAGCCGTGGGAGCAGCTAGAGCGGGCGGGTATTCAACCGAATGGTGAGTATGCCATGGAGCCGATAGAGGAGGCTGTGGCCGCGCTCTACGCCGAAATGGTCGCTAGTGGGGCGCTTAATCGCGCCGAAGCGCCGCAGCCTATGCGGATCTCAGCTTAA
- a CDS encoding urease accessory protein UreF: protein MRLNYLIFCTIRSSKSKDGLGWVTDEEAARGWLQSQLQLTLERIDLPLLCRLYAAVSCEDSASLHYWSDSLLAWRDSGELRQEERQRGRALITLLTDLQLDYLPAWYDSLSSNQLAPLALAAVRWQIPLAALMGGYSWSWLEGQVGAAVKLVPLGQTAGQRLLLQLGAEVEPMVAAALRMPDSELGASLPALAHASSRHETQYCRLYRS, encoded by the coding sequence ATTCGTCTCAACTATTTGATTTTTTGCACTATTCGATCTAGCAAATCGAAAGATGGGTTAGGTTGGGTAACTGATGAGGAGGCAGCACGAGGGTGGCTTCAATCGCAGCTACAGCTCACGCTAGAGCGGATCGATCTGCCGCTGTTGTGCCGACTCTATGCGGCTGTTAGTTGCGAGGATAGCGCGTCGTTGCACTACTGGAGCGATTCTCTGTTAGCGTGGCGTGACAGTGGTGAGCTGCGGCAGGAGGAGCGGCAGCGAGGCCGGGCGTTAATAACGCTATTAACCGATCTACAGCTCGACTATCTACCGGCATGGTACGATTCACTCAGTTCAAATCAGCTCGCACCGCTGGCGTTGGCCGCCGTTCGGTGGCAAATTCCGTTAGCTGCGCTAATGGGTGGCTATAGCTGGAGTTGGCTAGAGGGGCAGGTGGGGGCGGCGGTAAAGTTAGTGCCCTTAGGGCAGACGGCGGGACAGCGACTGCTGTTGCAGTTAGGAGCGGAGGTAGAGCCGATGGTGGCGGCTGCCCTAAGGATGCCCGATAGTGAGCTAGGAGCCTCACTACCGGCATTAGCTCACGCTAGTAGCCGCCATGAGACTCAATATTGCCGTCTCTATCGTTCGTAG
- a CDS encoding TolC family protein, translating into MNQACFRLKSTTLALMLAAPALFSTQSHAMSLKEATELALKNSPGIINARINSKLKEADERTAHKYFDTKIEAEYTINSLGGFEYPDEFEALSLASLNTDAPKTNFLPDETTEGKFKLSLKKIYLNGIYTEVGFDLSQRDSERDKISASPAVDALNNGGLDKSVDDYFPMSYGVVKLVTRFPLWGRGDLAEAIGDYQNKYYLFEAAETELQHEIANILKKAIDAYWDNRAAADIFALRQESLERSQRWMDQINAVIDRMEDPSAVRAQYAAQLDRIEGFVQSKLRELNSAETALNESRSALAKSLGISIEKAIELGDANDAMPQPARVNSNFDSSNWNELAVNNRMDIKAKKLEQKGAAEMLDWFMNFNYPEVNLILAGHQQMVEFGAEGPGGYLDTLGSPSGDLGYTVGLQFNMKLDNSAGRGRAIQATLNKMKKEMDLKQIMNEAGVSTKSLADQVLSNIKEVESAADSAAAYKKSVDAARADKSQTIDTAYRQFETERDWVDSEVDYLEAMTKLAKTIAQVRFETGTLIEQTDENQQVDLQKLVTLPTR; encoded by the coding sequence ATGAACCAAGCATGTTTTCGACTCAAATCTACCACTCTAGCGCTTATGCTGGCAGCTCCAGCCCTCTTTTCGACTCAATCTCACGCTATGTCGCTAAAAGAGGCTACTGAGCTAGCTCTGAAAAATTCTCCCGGAATAATCAACGCCCGCATTAACTCTAAACTCAAAGAGGCTGATGAGCGAACCGCCCATAAATATTTTGACACCAAAATTGAGGCTGAATATACCATTAACAGCCTTGGCGGCTTTGAGTATCCCGATGAGTTTGAAGCCTTAAGCCTCGCCTCGTTGAATACCGATGCCCCTAAAACCAACTTTCTCCCCGATGAGACCACCGAAGGTAAATTCAAACTGAGTCTGAAAAAGATCTACCTAAACGGCATCTATACCGAGGTCGGCTTCGACTTGAGCCAGCGCGACTCTGAGCGTGACAAAATCAGTGCCAGCCCAGCCGTTGATGCCTTAAATAATGGCGGTCTCGATAAGAGCGTCGATGACTACTTTCCGATGAGCTACGGCGTGGTCAAACTGGTAACCCGCTTCCCACTCTGGGGGCGAGGTGATCTAGCCGAAGCGATCGGCGACTACCAGAATAAATACTACCTGTTTGAAGCGGCAGAGACCGAGCTCCAGCACGAAATTGCCAACATCCTCAAAAAGGCGATCGATGCCTACTGGGATAACCGTGCCGCAGCCGATATCTTCGCTCTGCGCCAAGAGTCACTAGAGCGCAGTCAGCGCTGGATGGATCAGATTAACGCCGTCATTGACCGGATGGAGGATCCTAGCGCCGTAAGAGCGCAATACGCCGCGCAACTTGATCGCATCGAAGGCTTTGTACAGTCTAAGCTACGAGAGCTCAACAGCGCCGAAACGGCCCTCAACGAGAGCCGCTCGGCGCTCGCTAAGAGTTTAGGTATCTCGATTGAAAAAGCGATCGAACTAGGTGATGCTAACGACGCCATGCCCCAACCGGCTCGTGTTAACAGCAACTTCGACTCCTCTAACTGGAACGAGCTAGCGGTTAATAACCGCATGGATATTAAAGCCAAAAAGCTGGAGCAGAAGGGTGCTGCTGAAATGCTCGACTGGTTTATGAACTTCAACTACCCTGAAGTCAATCTTATTCTAGCCGGCCACCAGCAGATGGTCGAATTTGGCGCAGAGGGGCCTGGAGGCTACCTAGATACCCTCGGTAGCCCTAGTGGCGATCTTGGCTATACCGTTGGACTACAGTTCAATATGAAGCTCGATAACAGCGCCGGTCGTGGCCGCGCGATTCAGGCCACCCTAAATAAGATGAAAAAGGAGATGGATCTGAAGCAGATTATGAACGAGGCGGGCGTTAGCACCAAATCGTTGGCCGATCAGGTACTCTCTAACATTAAAGAGGTAGAGTCTGCCGCCGACTCAGCCGCTGCCTATAAAAAATCGGTCGATGCTGCCCGTGCCGACAAGAGTCAAACCATCGATACCGCCTACCGTCAATTCGAGACCGAACGCGACTGGGTCGATAGTGAGGTCGATTACCTTGAGGCAATGACGAAACTAGCCAAAACCATCGCCCAAGTCCGTTTTGAGACCGGTACGCTCATTGAACAGACCGACGAAAACCAGCAGGTCGATCTGCAAAAACTGGTAACTCTACCCACCCGATAG